A portion of the Paenibacillus sp. PvR098 genome contains these proteins:
- a CDS encoding LysR family transcriptional regulator, whose product MRIEPLLSFCAVVEQGTFHKAAAALYLTQPAVSMNIKQLEKEFGQSLFTREGRGKTVLTPFGEKLYVLSQGLREQIEQLEMLKQETLRQNRYEIIVDCNIPASINLLTPFSAKFQTENPGLHISINHTKGQQAVQNLLDGRSDLIMLLSPKHHSQLQSVALWEDEMKIIVPPDNPLTQTYLTLKDLENQPFILPPKGVPSRSFIDEIFMKHFGKPANSLMEVGNQEALKKSVVSINKPGIILTSAIQNELQLNMLKALSTELKMSCQHILFYKKDRFLPESILRFTNFIMERSNSKNLAL is encoded by the coding sequence ATGAGAATCGAACCATTATTGTCCTTTTGCGCAGTGGTCGAACAAGGAACATTTCATAAAGCAGCTGCAGCACTTTATTTAACACAGCCGGCAGTAAGCATGAACATCAAACAATTGGAAAAAGAATTTGGGCAGTCTTTATTTACCCGCGAAGGAAGAGGAAAAACCGTATTAACTCCGTTTGGAGAGAAGCTGTACGTACTTTCGCAAGGATTGCGTGAGCAGATTGAACAATTGGAAATGCTTAAACAAGAAACGTTAAGGCAGAATAGATATGAAATCATCGTTGACTGCAACATCCCGGCCAGTATTAACTTGTTGACTCCATTCAGTGCCAAATTTCAGACAGAAAACCCCGGCTTACATATTTCGATCAATCATACGAAAGGCCAACAAGCCGTCCAAAACCTGCTGGATGGCAGAAGCGACCTTATCATGTTGTTGTCACCGAAACACCATTCGCAGCTGCAATCCGTTGCATTATGGGAAGATGAAATGAAAATTATCGTCCCGCCGGATAATCCCTTGACACAAACGTATTTAACGCTAAAAGATTTGGAAAATCAACCCTTTATATTACCTCCCAAAGGAGTACCCTCACGATCCTTCATCGATGAGATATTCATGAAGCATTTTGGCAAACCGGCAAACAGCTTGATGGAGGTCGGCAATCAGGAAGCACTCAAAAAAAGCGTCGTATCCATAAACAAACCGGGAATTATCCTGACCAGCGCCATTCAGAACGAGCTTCAACTGAACATGTTAAAAGCACTATCTACGGAATTAAAGATGAGTTGTCAACACATTCTATTTTATAAGAAAGATCGTTTTCTTCCCGAATCGATCCTTCGATTTACGAATTTTATCATGGAACGCAGCAATTCAAAGAACCTAGCTCTTTAA